Proteins from one Comamonas flocculans genomic window:
- the rpoC gene encoding DNA-directed RNA polymerase subunit beta', which produces MKSLLDLFKQFTPDEHFDAIKIGLASPEKIHSWSFGEVKKPETINYRTFKPERDGLFCAKIFGPIKDYECLCGKYKRLKHRGVICEKCGVEVTQAKVRRERMGHIDLAAPCAHIWFLKSLPSRLGLVLDMTLRDIERVLYFEAYVVTDPGMTPLKKGSIMSEDDYDAKVQEYGDEFIAKMGAEGIKDLLQGIDLEPEIERLRGDLTGSEAKVKKNTKRLKVLEAFKKSGIKPEWMILEVLPVLPPDLRPLVPLDGGRFATSDLNDLYRRVINRNSRLRRLLELKAPEIIARNEKRMLQEAVDSLLDNGRRGKAMTGANKRALKSLADMIKGKGGRFRQNLLGKRVDYSGRSVITVGPQLKLHQCGLPKLMALELFKPFIFSRLEAMGIATTIKAAKKEVESGTPVVWDILEEVIREHPVMLNRAPTLHRLGIQAFEPILIEGKAIQLHPLVCAAFNADFDGDQMAVHVPLSVEAQLEARTLMLASNNVLFPASGEPSIVPSQDVVLGLYHATRERVNGKGEGMGFMDVAEVQRALDAGVVELTSKIRVRLTEWNKNKDSGEFEASTSVVETTVGRALLSEILPRGLAFSNLNKALKKKEISKLINASFRKCGLKETVVFADKLLQNGFRLATHAGISISVDDMLVPPQKADILARAEAEVKEIEQQYVSGLVTAGERYNKVVDIWGKAGDDVSKVMMDQLKVEKTLDRNGKEVEQESFNSIYMMADSGARGSAAQIRQLAGMRGLMAKPDGSIIETPITANFREGLNVLQYFISTHGARKGLADTALKTANSGYLTRRLVDVTQDLVVTEEDCATHNGALMRAVVDGGEVIESLRERILGRVAADDVLHPETRAVLATAGTLLSEDVIDELEHAGVDEVKVRTPLTCDTRYGLCAKCYGRDLGRGGLINLGEAVGVIAAQSIGEPGTQLTMRTFHIGGAASRAAVASGVEAKSNGNVGFNATMRYVTNSKGELVVISRSGEIVIHDEHGRERERHRVPYGATLHVQADQQIKAGTHLAHWDPLTRPIITEYAGRVKFENIEEGLTVAKQVDDVTGLSTLVVIDPKRRGSAKVVRPLVKLIDASGNEVKIPGTDHAVAIGFQIGALIQVRDGQDVGPGEVLARIPVEGQKTRDITGGLPRVAELFEARSPKDKGMLAEMTGTISFGKETKGKVRLQITDPDGHVWDELVPKEKNILVHEGQVVNKGEHIVDGPADPQDILRLLGIEELARYIVDEVQDVYRLQGVKINDKHIEVIVRQMLRRVVIDNPGESSYIQGEQVERSEVLNTNEALQKDGKIPATYTNLLLGITKASLSTDSFISAASFQETTRVLTEAAIMGKRDELRGLKENVIVGRLIPAGTGLAYHKARKVKDQMDEAERRAIEEAEAAELAAAGEDEAATAHDEGGDAAR; this is translated from the coding sequence ATGAAATCGCTACTCGACCTGTTCAAGCAATTCACGCCCGATGAGCACTTCGATGCCATCAAGATCGGCCTGGCGTCGCCCGAGAAGATTCACTCCTGGTCCTTCGGTGAAGTCAAGAAGCCCGAGACCATCAACTACCGCACCTTCAAGCCCGAGCGCGACGGCCTGTTCTGCGCCAAGATCTTCGGCCCGATCAAGGACTACGAGTGCCTGTGCGGAAAGTACAAGCGCCTGAAGCACCGCGGCGTGATCTGCGAGAAGTGCGGCGTGGAAGTCACCCAGGCCAAGGTGCGCCGCGAGCGCATGGGCCACATCGACCTGGCCGCGCCCTGCGCGCACATCTGGTTTCTCAAGAGCCTGCCCAGCCGTCTCGGCCTGGTGCTGGACATGACGCTGCGCGACATCGAGCGCGTGCTCTACTTCGAAGCCTACGTGGTCACCGACCCGGGCATGACGCCGCTCAAGAAGGGCAGCATCATGAGCGAGGACGACTACGACGCCAAGGTGCAGGAATACGGCGACGAGTTCATCGCCAAGATGGGCGCCGAGGGCATCAAGGACCTGCTGCAGGGCATCGACCTGGAGCCCGAAATCGAGCGCCTGCGCGGCGACCTGACCGGCTCGGAAGCCAAGGTCAAGAAGAACACCAAGCGCCTGAAGGTGCTGGAAGCCTTCAAGAAGTCCGGCATCAAGCCCGAGTGGATGATCCTGGAAGTGCTGCCGGTGCTGCCGCCCGACCTGCGCCCGCTGGTGCCGCTCGATGGTGGCCGTTTCGCCACCTCCGACCTGAACGACCTGTACCGCCGCGTCATCAACCGCAACAGCCGCCTGCGCCGCCTGCTGGAGCTCAAGGCGCCGGAGATCATCGCGCGCAACGAAAAGCGCATGCTGCAGGAAGCCGTCGATTCACTGCTGGACAACGGCCGCCGCGGCAAGGCGATGACCGGCGCGAACAAGCGCGCGCTCAAGTCGCTGGCGGACATGATCAAGGGCAAGGGCGGGCGCTTCCGCCAGAACCTGCTGGGCAAGCGCGTGGACTACTCGGGTCGCTCGGTCATTACCGTAGGCCCGCAGCTCAAGCTGCACCAGTGCGGCCTGCCCAAGCTGATGGCGCTTGAATTGTTCAAGCCCTTCATCTTCTCGCGCCTGGAGGCCATGGGCATCGCGACGACGATCAAGGCCGCCAAGAAGGAAGTGGAAAGCGGCACGCCGGTGGTGTGGGACATCCTCGAAGAGGTGATCCGCGAGCACCCGGTGATGCTCAACCGCGCGCCTACGCTGCACCGCCTGGGCATCCAGGCTTTCGAGCCCATCCTGATCGAAGGCAAGGCCATCCAGCTGCACCCGCTGGTCTGCGCCGCCTTCAACGCCGACTTCGACGGCGACCAGATGGCCGTGCACGTGCCGCTGTCGGTGGAAGCGCAGCTGGAAGCGCGCACGCTGATGCTGGCGTCCAACAACGTGCTCTTCCCGGCTTCGGGCGAGCCCTCCATCGTGCCCTCGCAGGACGTGGTGCTGGGCCTGTACCACGCCACGCGCGAGCGCGTGAACGGCAAGGGCGAAGGCATGGGCTTCATGGACGTGGCCGAGGTGCAGCGCGCGCTGGACGCCGGCGTGGTCGAGCTCACCAGCAAGATCCGCGTGCGCCTGACCGAATGGAACAAGAACAAGGACAGCGGCGAGTTCGAGGCATCCACCTCGGTGGTGGAAACCACCGTGGGCCGCGCGCTGCTGTCCGAGATCCTGCCCCGCGGCCTGGCGTTCTCCAACCTGAACAAGGCGCTCAAGAAGAAGGAAATCTCCAAGCTCATCAACGCGTCTTTTCGCAAGTGCGGCCTGAAGGAAACCGTGGTGTTCGCCGACAAGCTGCTGCAAAACGGCTTCCGCCTGGCCACGCACGCCGGCATTTCCATCTCGGTGGACGACATGCTGGTGCCGCCGCAAAAGGCCGACATCCTGGCCCGCGCCGAGGCCGAGGTGAAAGAGATCGAGCAGCAGTACGTCTCGGGCCTGGTCACCGCCGGCGAGCGCTACAACAAGGTGGTGGACATCTGGGGCAAGGCCGGAGACGACGTCTCCAAGGTCATGATGGACCAGCTCAAGGTCGAAAAGACCCTGGACCGCAACGGCAAGGAAGTCGAGCAGGAGTCCTTCAACTCCATCTACATGATGGCCGACTCGGGCGCGCGTGGTTCGGCGGCGCAGATCCGCCAGCTCGCGGGCATGCGCGGTCTGATGGCCAAGCCCGACGGCTCCATCATCGAGACGCCGATCACGGCCAACTTCCGTGAAGGCCTGAACGTGCTGCAGTACTTCATCTCCACGCACGGCGCGCGCAAGGGCCTGGCGGACACGGCGCTCAAGACCGCCAACTCCGGCTACCTCACGCGCCGCCTGGTGGACGTGACGCAGGACCTGGTGGTCACCGAGGAAGACTGCGCCACGCACAACGGCGCGCTGATGCGCGCGGTGGTCGACGGCGGCGAGGTCATCGAATCGCTGCGCGAGCGCATCCTCGGGCGCGTGGCGGCCGACGACGTGCTGCACCCCGAAACCCGTGCGGTGCTGGCCACGGCCGGCACGCTGCTGTCGGAAGACGTCATCGACGAGCTGGAACACGCCGGCGTGGACGAGGTCAAGGTGCGCACGCCGCTGACCTGCGACACCCGCTACGGCCTGTGCGCCAAGTGCTACGGCCGGGACCTGGGCCGCGGCGGCCTGATCAACCTGGGCGAGGCCGTGGGCGTGATTGCCGCGCAATCCATCGGCGAGCCGGGCACGCAGCTGACCATGCGTACCTTCCACATCGGGGGTGCGGCATCGCGCGCGGCCGTGGCCTCGGGCGTGGAAGCCAAGAGCAACGGCAACGTGGGCTTCAACGCCACCATGCGCTACGTCACCAACTCCAAGGGCGAGCTGGTGGTGATCTCGCGCTCGGGCGAAATCGTCATCCACGACGAGCACGGCCGCGAGCGTGAGCGCCACCGCGTGCCCTACGGCGCGACGCTGCACGTGCAGGCCGACCAGCAGATCAAGGCCGGCACGCACCTGGCGCACTGGGACCCGCTCACGCGCCCCATCATCACCGAGTACGCCGGCCGGGTGAAATTCGAGAACATCGAAGAAGGCCTGACCGTGGCCAAGCAGGTGGACGACGTGACCGGCCTGTCCACGCTGGTGGTCATCGACCCCAAGCGCCGTGGCTCGGCCAAGGTGGTGCGCCCGCTGGTCAAGCTCATCGACGCCTCGGGCAACGAGGTCAAGATCCCCGGCACCGACCACGCGGTGGCCATCGGCTTCCAGATCGGCGCGCTGATCCAGGTGCGCGACGGCCAGGACGTGGGCCCCGGCGAGGTGCTGGCGCGCATTCCGGTCGAAGGCCAGAAGACGCGCGACATCACCGGGGGCCTGCCGCGCGTGGCCGAGCTGTTCGAAGCCCGCAGCCCCAAGGACAAGGGCATGCTGGCCGAGATGACCGGCACCATCTCCTTCGGCAAGGAAACCAAGGGCAAGGTGCGTCTGCAGATCACCGACCCGGACGGCCACGTCTGGGACGAGCTGGTGCCCAAGGAAAAGAACATCCTGGTGCACGAAGGCCAGGTGGTGAACAAGGGCGAGCACATCGTCGACGGCCCGGCCGATCCGCAGGACATCCTGCGCCTGCTGGGCATCGAGGAGCTGGCGCGCTACATCGTCGATGAGGTGCAGGACGTCTACCGCCTGCAGGGCGTGAAGATCAACGACAAGCACATCGAGGTGATCGTGCGCCAGATGCTGCGCCGCGTCGTGATCGACAACCCCGGCGAATCGAGCTACATCCAGGGCGAGCAGGTCGAGCGCTCCGAGGTGCTCAACACCAACGAGGCATTGCAAAAGGACGGCAAGATCCCCGCGACCTACACCAACCTGCTGCTGGGCATCACCAAGGCTTCGCTGTCCACCGACTCGTTCATCTCCGCCGCGTCCTTCCAGGAAACCACGCGCGTGCTGACCGAAGCGGCCATCATGGGCAAGCGCGACGAGCTGCGTGGTCTGAAGGAGAACGTCATCGTCGGGCGCCTGATCCCCGCCGGCACCGGCCTGGCCTACCACAAGGCGCGCAAGGTCAAGGACCAGATGGACGAGGCCGAGCGCCGCGCCATCGAAGAGGCCGAGGCCGCCGAGCTGGCCGCCGCCGGCGAAGACGAAGCCGCCACCGCCCATGACGAGGGCGGCGACGCTGCCCGCTAA
- a CDS encoding LemA family protein produces MSWMHVAIFALAIAVFWMVGAYNRLVRQRAAVLQAFGALDAFYLRWITLTGECLAALREPEGDAGLADARAAVDAATGQLGASLAVARARPLDGAAIAALGAGTQALAAAWQGLRQQAEGAPQAARTALALWGRQYEALRQQSLPTREAFNAAVQAYNAAIGQFPANVLAWLFSFRRSQGL; encoded by the coding sequence ATGAGCTGGATGCATGTCGCCATCTTCGCGCTCGCCATCGCGGTGTTCTGGATGGTGGGTGCCTACAACCGCCTGGTGCGCCAGCGCGCGGCGGTGCTGCAGGCCTTCGGTGCGCTGGACGCTTTCTACCTGCGCTGGATTACCTTGACCGGCGAATGCCTGGCGGCGCTGCGCGAACCGGAGGGCGACGCCGGCCTTGCCGACGCCCGCGCCGCGGTGGATGCGGCCACCGGCCAGCTGGGGGCGTCGCTCGCGGTGGCGCGCGCGCGCCCGCTGGACGGCGCGGCGATCGCCGCGCTGGGTGCCGGCACCCAGGCGCTGGCCGCCGCCTGGCAGGGCCTGCGCCAGCAGGCCGAGGGCGCGCCGCAGGCAGCGCGCACCGCCCTGGCCTTGTGGGGCCGGCAGTACGAGGCCCTGCGCCAGCAGAGCCTGCCCACGCGTGAGGCCTTCAATGCCGCGGTGCAGGCCTACAACGCTGCGATCGGCCAGTTTCCGGCCAATGTGCTGGCCTGGCTGTTCAGCTTTCGCCGCAGCCAGGGTCTATGA
- the rpoB gene encoding DNA-directed RNA polymerase subunit beta, with product MAPTSTYSYTERKRIRKNFGTRESVLQVPYLLQMQKDAYTAFLQADVPPKKRTAEGLQAAFLSAFPIVSHNGFVEMKFVEYNLAKPTFDVRECQTRGLTYASAVRARVQLIIYDRDASTKDSKVVKEVKEQEVYMGEVPRMTDKGSFVINGTERVIVSQLHRSPGVFFEHDKGKTHSSGKLLFSARIIPYRGSWLDFEFDPKDILYFRVDRRRKMPVTILLKAIGLNNEQILAHFFVNDNFRLMDSGAQMEFVPERLKGEVARFDITDKSGKVIVAKDKRITARHTRELEQSKTTHISVPEDFLIGRVLAHNVVDADTGEIIAKANDELTEALLKTLRTAGVQELPCIHTNELDQGSYISQTLRMDETSDEFAARVAIYRMMRPGEPPTEDAVQALFQRLFYNHDTYDLSRVGRMKFNAKVGREESTGPMVLSNEDILAVVKILVDLRNGKGEVDDIDHLGNRRVRCVGELAENQYRTGLARIEKAVKERLGQAEQDPLMPHDLINSKPISAALKEFFGASQLSQFMDQTNPLAEITHKRRVSALGPGGLTRERAGFEVRDVHVTHYGRVCPIETPEGPNIGLINSLALYARLNEYGFIETPYRRVVDGKVTDEIDYLSAIEEGKYIIAQANAALDDKGRLTGELVSAREQGESTLVSADRVQYMDVSPAQIVSVAASLVPFLEHNDANRALMGANMSRQAVPVLRPEKPLVGTGIERVAAIDSGTVVTADRGGIVDYVDATRIVIRVHDDEAVAGEVGVDIYNLIKYQRSNQNTNIHQRPIVKKGDVLAKGDVIADGASTDLGEIAIGQNMLIAFMPWNGYNFEDSILISEKVVADDRYTSVHIEELVVMARDTKLGAEEITRDIPNLSEQQLNRLDDSGIIYVGAEVQPGDTLVGKVTPKGETTLTPEEKLLRAIFGEKASDVKDTSLRVEQGSQGTVIDVQVFTREGIQRDKRAQQIIDDELKRYRLDLNDRLRIVEADAFDRIEKLLTGKVANGGPNKLPKGSKLDKAYLASVDRHHWFDIRLVDDTVAAQLESMKNAMEHTRHEFDLAFEEKRKKLTQGDELPAGVLKMVKVYLAVKRRLQPGDKMAGRHGNKGVVSKIVPVEDMPYMEDGTPADIVLNPLGVPSRMNIGQVLEVHLGWAAKGLGQRIAAMLEQQAKVAELRKFMEKIYTTRGRKDGLALLGDEDLLAMAQELRSGVPFASPVFDGATEEEIKEMLQLAYPEEIAQAKGLTAPRTQAWLYDGRSGERFERPTTVGYMHYLKLHHLVDDKMHARSTGPYSLVTQQPLGGKAQFGGQRFGEMEVWALEAYGAAYVLQEMLTVKSDDVQGRTKVYENIVKGEHSIEAGMPESFNVLIKEIRSLGLDIELDRS from the coding sequence ATGGCCCCAACATCCACGTACAGCTATACCGAACGCAAACGCATCCGCAAGAACTTTGGCACACGCGAGAGCGTGCTTCAGGTGCCCTATCTGCTGCAGATGCAAAAGGACGCCTACACGGCGTTCCTGCAGGCCGATGTTCCTCCGAAGAAACGCACTGCCGAGGGTCTGCAGGCCGCCTTCCTGTCGGCCTTCCCTATCGTCTCGCACAACGGCTTCGTCGAGATGAAGTTCGTCGAGTACAACCTGGCCAAGCCCACCTTTGACGTGCGCGAATGCCAGACGCGCGGCCTCACCTACGCTTCGGCGGTGCGCGCGCGCGTGCAACTCATCATCTACGACCGCGATGCCTCGACCAAGGATTCCAAGGTGGTCAAGGAGGTCAAGGAGCAAGAGGTCTACATGGGCGAAGTGCCGCGCATGACGGACAAGGGCTCCTTCGTGATCAACGGCACCGAGCGCGTGATCGTCAGCCAGCTGCACCGTTCGCCCGGCGTGTTCTTCGAGCACGATAAGGGCAAGACGCACAGCTCGGGCAAGCTGCTGTTCTCGGCGCGCATCATTCCCTACCGCGGCTCCTGGCTGGACTTCGAGTTCGACCCGAAGGACATCCTGTACTTCCGCGTGGACCGCAGGCGCAAGATGCCGGTGACCATCCTGCTCAAGGCGATCGGCCTGAACAACGAGCAGATCCTGGCGCACTTCTTCGTCAACGACAACTTCCGCCTGATGGACAGCGGCGCGCAGATGGAATTCGTGCCCGAGCGTCTCAAGGGCGAGGTGGCGCGTTTTGACATCACCGACAAGTCGGGCAAGGTCATCGTGGCCAAGGACAAGCGCATCACCGCGCGCCACACGCGCGAGCTGGAGCAGTCCAAGACCACGCACATCAGCGTGCCCGAGGACTTCCTCATCGGCCGCGTGCTGGCGCACAACGTCGTCGACGCCGATACCGGCGAGATCATCGCCAAGGCCAACGACGAGCTGACCGAGGCGCTGCTCAAGACGCTGCGCACCGCGGGCGTGCAGGAGCTGCCCTGCATCCACACCAATGAGCTGGACCAGGGCTCCTACATTTCGCAGACGCTGCGCATGGACGAGACCAGCGACGAGTTCGCCGCGCGCGTGGCCATCTACCGCATGATGCGCCCCGGCGAGCCGCCGACCGAGGACGCGGTGCAGGCCCTGTTTCAGCGCCTGTTCTACAACCACGACACCTACGACCTGTCGCGCGTGGGGCGCATGAAGTTCAACGCCAAGGTCGGCCGCGAGGAATCGACCGGCCCCATGGTGCTGTCCAACGAGGACATCCTGGCCGTGGTCAAGATCCTCGTCGATCTGCGCAACGGCAAGGGCGAGGTGGACGACATCGACCACCTGGGCAACCGGCGCGTGCGCTGCGTCGGCGAGCTGGCCGAGAACCAGTACCGCACGGGCCTGGCGCGCATCGAGAAGGCCGTGAAGGAGCGCCTGGGCCAGGCCGAGCAAGACCCCCTGATGCCGCATGACCTGATCAACTCCAAGCCGATTTCCGCGGCGCTCAAGGAGTTCTTCGGCGCCTCGCAGCTGAGCCAGTTCATGGACCAGACCAACCCGCTGGCCGAGATCACGCACAAGCGCCGCGTCTCGGCCCTGGGCCCGGGGGGCCTGACGCGCGAGCGCGCGGGCTTCGAGGTGCGCGACGTGCACGTCACGCACTATGGCCGCGTGTGCCCGATCGAGACGCCGGAAGGCCCGAACATCGGCCTGATCAACTCGCTGGCGCTGTACGCCCGCCTGAATGAATACGGCTTCATCGAGACGCCCTACCGCCGCGTGGTCGATGGCAAGGTGACCGACGAGATCGACTACCTCTCTGCGATTGAAGAGGGCAAGTACATCATTGCCCAGGCCAATGCGGCGCTGGACGACAAGGGGCGCCTGACGGGCGAGCTGGTGTCGGCGCGCGAGCAGGGCGAGTCCACGCTGGTGTCGGCCGACCGCGTGCAGTACATGGACGTCTCGCCCGCGCAGATCGTCTCGGTGGCGGCCTCTCTCGTGCCCTTCCTGGAGCACAACGACGCCAACCGCGCGCTGATGGGCGCCAACATGTCGCGCCAGGCGGTGCCGGTGCTGCGCCCCGAGAAGCCGCTGGTGGGCACGGGCATAGAGCGAGTGGCCGCGATCGACTCGGGCACGGTGGTGACGGCCGATCGTGGCGGCATCGTCGATTACGTGGACGCGACCCGCATCGTGATCCGCGTGCACGACGATGAGGCGGTGGCTGGCGAAGTGGGCGTGGACATCTACAACCTGATCAAGTACCAGCGCTCCAACCAGAACACCAACATCCACCAGCGCCCCATCGTCAAGAAGGGCGACGTGCTGGCCAAGGGCGACGTAATTGCCGACGGTGCATCGACCGACCTGGGCGAGATCGCCATCGGGCAGAACATGCTGATCGCCTTCATGCCCTGGAACGGCTACAACTTCGAGGATTCGATCCTGATCTCCGAGAAGGTGGTGGCCGACGACCGCTACACCAGCGTGCATATCGAGGAGCTGGTGGTGATGGCGCGCGACACCAAGCTCGGCGCCGAGGAAATCACGCGCGACATTCCCAACCTGTCGGAGCAGCAGCTCAATCGTCTGGACGATTCGGGCATCATCTACGTGGGCGCCGAGGTGCAGCCGGGCGACACGCTGGTGGGCAAGGTCACGCCCAAGGGCGAGACCACGCTGACGCCGGAAGAAAAGCTGCTGCGCGCGATCTTCGGCGAGAAGGCCTCCGACGTGAAGGACACGTCTTTGCGCGTGGAGCAGGGCAGCCAGGGCACGGTGATCGACGTGCAGGTGTTCACCCGCGAGGGCATCCAGCGCGACAAGCGCGCGCAGCAGATCATCGACGATGAGCTCAAGCGCTATCGCCTGGACTTGAACGACCGCCTGCGCATCGTCGAGGCCGACGCGTTCGACCGCATCGAGAAGCTGCTCACCGGCAAGGTCGCCAACGGCGGGCCGAACAAGCTGCCCAAGGGCAGCAAGCTGGACAAGGCCTATCTGGCCAGCGTGGACCGCCACCACTGGTTCGACATCCGCCTGGTCGACGACACCGTGGCCGCGCAGCTCGAATCCATGAAGAACGCGATGGAGCACACGCGCCACGAGTTCGACCTGGCGTTCGAGGAAAAGAGGAAGAAGCTCACCCAGGGCGACGAGCTGCCCGCGGGCGTGCTCAAGATGGTCAAGGTGTACCTGGCCGTCAAGCGCCGCCTGCAGCCCGGCGACAAGATGGCTGGGCGCCACGGCAACAAGGGCGTGGTCTCCAAGATCGTGCCGGTCGAGGACATGCCCTACATGGAAGACGGCACGCCGGCCGACATCGTGCTCAACCCGCTGGGCGTGCCCTCGCGCATGAACATCGGGCAGGTGCTGGAAGTGCACCTGGGCTGGGCCGCCAAGGGCCTGGGCCAGCGCATTGCCGCCATGCTGGAGCAGCAGGCCAAGGTGGCCGAGCTGCGCAAGTTCATGGAGAAGATCTACACCACCCGCGGGCGCAAGGACGGCCTGGCGCTGCTGGGCGACGAGGATCTGCTGGCCATGGCGCAGGAGCTGCGCTCGGGCGTGCCGTTTGCCTCTCCGGTCTTCGACGGCGCGACCGAAGAAGAGATCAAGGAGATGCTGCAACTGGCCTACCCCGAAGAGATCGCCCAGGCCAAGGGCCTGACCGCGCCGCGCACCCAGGCCTGGCTGTACGACGGGCGCAGCGGCGAGCGCTTCGAGCGCCCGACCACCGTGGGCTACATGCACTACCTGAAGCTGCACCACCTGGTGGACGACAAGATGCACGCGCGTTCCACCGGCCCCTACTCGCTGGTCACCCAGCAGCCGCTGGGCGGCAAGGCGCAGTTTGGCGGCCAGCGTTTCGGCGAGATGGAAGTCTGGGCGCTGGAAGCCTACGGCGCGGCCTACGTGCTGCAGGAAATGCTGACGGTGAAGTCCGACGACGTGCAGGGCCGCACCAAGGTGTACGAGAACATCGTCAAGGGCGAGCACTCGATCGAGGCGGGCATGCCCGAATCCTTCAACGTGCTGATCAAGGAGATCCGCTCGCTGGGTCTGGATATCGAGTTGGACCGCTCCTGA
- the rsmB gene encoding 16S rRNA (cytosine(967)-C(5))-methyltransferase RsmB, with amino-acid sequence MMQEHRAPPLWQLLNASAAALRAVMAGTSATSALAAVPAALRPAVQALLFQALRQLGRARALARLLAQRPPAADAQALLLTALALAWDDQAAPYTPFTLVSQAVEAAKRQPATRAQAGFINACLRRFLRERDALVAATDSDEVARSNHPAWWLQRLRADHPEHWQRIVQANNTQASMVLRISESKTTVAQYQQALTAIGMQAQTLGGTALALRRAAPVQELPGFAAGWFAVQDAAAQRAAPLLLQGLDRGAPLRLLDACAAPGGKTAHLADWALARRAPWTVTALEVDARRAARIHDNLQRLGLQAQVLVADAAQPAQWWQAAGGQPFDAILLDAPCTASGIVRRHPDVRWLRRESDIAQLAAQQARLLDALWPCLRPGGRLLYCTCSVFRAEGQAPVAAFLARNADARLLPSPGHLLPAPAHTGGSLGDNAEGEHDGFFYALLHKTAP; translated from the coding sequence ATGATGCAAGAACACCGCGCGCCGCCGCTGTGGCAGCTGCTGAACGCCAGCGCCGCAGCCCTGCGCGCGGTGATGGCGGGCACTTCCGCCACCAGCGCCCTGGCCGCCGTGCCCGCCGCGTTGCGCCCTGCGGTGCAGGCGCTGCTGTTTCAAGCGCTGCGCCAGCTCGGGCGTGCCCGCGCGCTGGCGCGCCTGCTGGCGCAGCGCCCGCCCGCGGCCGATGCGCAGGCGCTGCTGCTGACCGCGCTGGCCCTGGCCTGGGACGATCAGGCCGCGCCCTACACCCCTTTCACGCTGGTGAGCCAGGCGGTGGAAGCGGCCAAGCGCCAGCCGGCCACGCGCGCCCAGGCCGGTTTCATCAACGCCTGCCTGCGCCGCTTCCTGCGCGAGCGCGATGCGCTCGTGGCCGCGACCGACAGCGACGAGGTCGCGCGCAGCAACCACCCCGCCTGGTGGCTGCAGCGCCTGCGCGCCGACCACCCCGAGCACTGGCAGCGCATCGTGCAGGCGAACAACACCCAGGCCTCGATGGTTCTGCGTATTTCAGAGTCAAAAACCACTGTAGCCCAATACCAGCAAGCGCTGACAGCTATCGGTATGCAAGCGCAGACGCTGGGCGGTACGGCGCTGGCCCTGCGGCGCGCGGCGCCGGTGCAGGAACTGCCGGGCTTTGCCGCGGGCTGGTTCGCGGTGCAGGACGCGGCCGCGCAGCGCGCCGCGCCGCTGCTGCTGCAGGGACTGGATCGGGGCGCGCCGCTGCGCCTGCTCGACGCCTGCGCCGCGCCCGGTGGCAAGACCGCCCACCTGGCGGACTGGGCACTGGCGCGGCGCGCTCCATGGACCGTGACCGCGCTGGAGGTGGACGCACGGCGCGCCGCGCGCATCCACGACAACCTGCAGCGCCTGGGCCTGCAGGCGCAGGTGCTGGTGGCCGACGCCGCCCAGCCCGCGCAGTGGTGGCAGGCCGCGGGCGGGCAGCCGTTTGACGCCATCTTGCTGGACGCGCCGTGCACCGCCTCGGGCATCGTGCGCCGCCACCCCGACGTGCGCTGGCTGCGCCGCGAGAGCGACATCGCGCAACTGGCGGCGCAGCAGGCACGCCTGCTCGACGCCCTCTGGCCCTGCCTGCGCCCCGGCGGGCGGTTGCTGTACTGCACCTGTTCGGTATTCCGCGCCGAAGGGCAGGCGCCAGTCGCGGCGTTTCTTGCGCGCAACGCCGATGCGCGGCTGCTGCCCTCGCCGGGGCATTTGCTGCCCGCGCCGGCGCACACCGGGGGCTCGCTCGGGGACAATGCCGAGGGTGAGCACGATGGTTTCTTCTATGCCCTGCTGCACAAGACGGCGCCTTGA
- the rplL gene encoding 50S ribosomal protein L7/L12, translating into MAFDKDAFLTALDGMTVLELNDLVKAIEEKFGVSAAAMAAPAAGGAAGGAAAAAEEKTEFDLVLSEVGANKVSVIKAVREITGLGLKEAKDLVDGAPKTVKEAMPKADAEAAAKKLTEAGAKAELK; encoded by the coding sequence ATGGCATTCGACAAAGACGCATTCCTGACCGCGCTGGACGGCATGACCGTGCTGGAACTCAACGACCTGGTCAAGGCGATTGAAGAGAAGTTTGGCGTGAGCGCCGCGGCGATGGCCGCGCCGGCCGCCGGTGGCGCCGCCGGTGGTGCTGCTGCCGCCGCTGAAGAGAAGACCGAGTTCGACCTGGTGCTGTCCGAAGTCGGCGCCAACAAGGTCTCGGTCATCAAGGCGGTGCGCGAGATCACCGGCCTGGGCCTGAAGGAGGCCAAGGACCTGGTGGACGGTGCGCCCAAGACCGTCAAGGAAGCGATGCCCAAGGCCGATGCCGAAGCCGCTGCCAAGAAGCTGACCGAAGCCGGCGCCAAGGCCGAGCTCAAGTAA